From the genome of Magnolia sinica isolate HGM2019 chromosome 12, MsV1, whole genome shotgun sequence:
TTGCAGTCCATCACAGGATAAGTTGCTAGAAAATCCGCCACTGCCTGTCCTTTTACTTCTTTCGCCGATTCATACGTAACAGTAACATCCACTTCGCCAGCCTCGCCGACAACATTGGCCTTGTCATAAAAAACTTGATGGGGTCTGCTCAGGATATCAAGGTTATGTTATGGGacagacaataatgtcttaatttctgaACTGTAAATACCAATGCCAAACATATTTTTTCGATTGGTATATAATTACATTTTACGCCAATCAAGGTTTGACTTAAATAATAAAGTGCCGCTTCTTTCCCATCTCCGTTCACTTGTGTCAATAAGGCCCTCAGTGAATTCTTAGCTGCTGATATATACAAAATAAGAGGTCTTCCTTTTACTGGGGCCGTTAACACTCGGGAGTTGTTTCAATAGTTCTTTTATCGAATCAAAGGCATTTTGGCAGGATTTGTCCCATATGAATTCTTCtcatttcttcatcaaatgagaaaaagacTGACATCTTCTTGCCAAGTTCGAGATGAAACGGCGGATATATGCTCACTTGCCTTGCAAGCTTTTTAGCTCTTTCAATGTTTTCGGGGGTGGCATATCTTGAATATCTCTAACTTTTTTTGAATCTATCTCGATACATTTGTATCTCACCACGAAACCAAGGAATTTCCCTGATGATACTCTGAACACACATTTGGCGGGGTTCATCTTTAACAGTTTCTTTCTAATTCGGTGGAAGACTGAAGCCAAATGTTTGCAGTGTTCCTCATGATGATTTGACCTGACCACCAAATCGTCCACATAACACTCGACATGCTTGTGCATTATGTCTTGAAATATATtttgcattgccctttgatatgtcGCCCCTGCGTTCTTGAGACCAAACTGCATGACTTTATAACAATATATCCCCAATGGGGTTCTGAAAGCcatcgcttcctcatcttcaggtGTCATTCATATTTGATTGTAACCGGCGTAGCTGCCATGAAAGACATGACAGCATATTGCGTAGTACTGTCTATCAACATTTTGGTTATTGGCAGTAGAAAATAATCTTTCGGACATGCTTCGTTCAAATCTCTAAAGTCAACACAAACCCTGATCtgcccatttttcttttttactgggactatattcgatatccacttgggatatttaacTTCTCTGATGAATCCGACCTTTATTAGTTTGCTTATTTCCTCTTCTATCTTGGGAACCAAATCTGGATGAAACCAcctttgtgtttgcttgatggGTCCTTTATCTTTAGAGATATTCAATCGATGCATCGCTACTGTTGGTTCTAGACCTGGCATTTCTACATATGTCCAAGCAAAGATGTCTTTTTTTTCTTCAGGAGACTAACATATTGATTAGTTTCCTCTTCTGATAAACTAGCACTTATGAACGTATTCCGTGGTTCTTCCTCCGTTCCCAAATTTACCTCCCTCAAATTGTTGATTGTCGGCTGCCCCCCATCCTCCATTTGCTTTGGAGCTGTGTCTGGCTTGCCAATTACTTCAAGGTTCGTTTCTTCAATTTGGTCAATTGTTACCATGTTCACTGAAGCCTCTACCCCCAGTCCTCGAAATTTTTCTCGCTTCTTTTGATTCACCCCAATTGGAATCtgaattccttttccataatttaaGCCAACAGGTTCTTCGTGATCAAAGCCCATTTTCTTCATAATTTTCTGACTCGCCGAGCTATATCTTTCTAGCTCTTTGGGTGTTAATCTTCCATTTCCCATACCACTGTCAACTGCTTCATTTTTCTTCTGAGGGAGCAAAGAATTCAATCGGCTCCCGATATCTTACACTGGGTTTAACATGAAATCTTTTCAGAATGAGGGAAAACTTCTTACTCCTTTCAACATACAGGAGTGGTACTGTGTAATTTGAATGCAGAATTTCCAATTGTTCTGGCGATAATAACGTTAATGGCGATTGTCCTAgtcgtttctttttcttttactatttCCATGCAAGCATTTTCTAGGACCTTGTTTTCAtcattctcattttctttccttGCTGGCGAATGCATCATAATAACACGCATCTGTGAAAAACGCTTTAGCTTCTGTATACGGTCTTGCATCAGCTAATACTTTATGTTGCACCTTGTTTTCGTAGTATTTGAAACACTGGGGCAAGGAAGAAGGTAtgatgccatactgatgcatccacggTCTTCCTAGAAGGAGCTTATATCTAGTTACTACATTTATAACTTGACAGACGATGTTTGTAGTTAATTCTCTTATCTCCAGCGTTATTGTGATCTTACCAAGCGCACACTATCCGTCTTGATTAAAgccttgtatcatcattccattAGGGCGTAGGTTCGAGCGTTGATAACCCAATTCATTCAGCATTGTTAATGGCAACAGGTTTATAGCAGAGCCGTTATCGAGCATTATTCACTTTACTTGTTTACCATGAATATGACCCACTATCATCAACGACCTATTATGTTCGATATCACAAACCAGGTCGTCATCGGAGAAGGAGATAACCGACATACaatcttttcatttttcattctCCATCTCAGTCAACAACACTCCCCTTATACCTTCATCAGATAAGGCTTTAATCAGTCTTTGTCGGGAGTCTTTGACAATTTCAGAGCATCATAGACACTTAGTCGAGCTGGAATGCCTTTCAAGTGGCTTATAATATCATAAGTCACTTGCCCTGtctcctttcccttttctttctcgcCACTATTATTGTTGTTGATATGATTCTTGACTACTTCTGTCTTTAATTTTTCACTTTTCGAACTTGCTGGGCTGGCCATCTTCTTCCCTAATCGCAAGGTAGTTACTGCAActtttcccattgttttctgaTCATCCGCCTCTGTCCTTCCTTGATAATCTTCTCGTCTGGTAAGTATGTTTGCTATCGTTcttctatctctttctttctctttcctgaCTATTATCTCTCCTTTATTTATCATCCTTTGTATAATACACTTCAGTGTATAACAGTTTTCTGTCGGATGCCCTAttatgcagtgataatgacagaaGTCTCTTTCCCATGTTTTAGATGCTTCTTCGGGGCGTTACGATAGGGGCAGTTCAATTGTCCCGGCTTTTAGTAACTAATTCATCATCGGGAGTACATCCTCTTCTTTAAATGCAAAACCCTCGTGGGAATTCAATGATCGGGGTTTTTTATCGTAAAACCTTCCTTTGGGGTGACTcgactcttctttcctttctgtcCGTTTACCCCTTACTTCTCTCCCGTCGTGGCTTCTCTTTTCGTGTTCAACCACATTTGTGATCAACTTCTAAGATCCTCTCCTAATCATTTCATAATTGAACGCCGACATTTTCTGAGTTATCAGTTCTAGAGCATGCGCTTTTGTAGACAAATCGTAGAAGGTTCTGATGTCAGCACTGGTCAGACCAAACGCTACTCTGATTTCTATAGAGTTTAGGGACATTTTCACATGTTCTTTCTCGTCTTTCAATTGTTTGCAAGAGGCCCCAAAGGTCTTCCATATGTCCATAAATTTTTCTactgcctctccctctctttctcgcATCGAAGCTAGTTCTGTGATACTGACATCACATTCTGATAAGAAGAAACTTGACATGAACGTGTCTTGTATCTGCTCCCATGTTCTTATCGACCCAGGTGTTAAGTTAGAATACCACCCGAACACCTTGTTCATCAGAGAAGATCCGAATTAGTGGAGGCAATACTGGGGTActgtggagaaattccccatactaGTGATGAAGTGCATCAAGTGTTCTTCTGGTGACCCATCCCCATTGAATTTCTGAAAATTAGGATGCTTGAAATTGTTCAGGAATGGGATATCTTCTACTTCCCTTGGGTATAACATTTGATATCTGAATCTTCCTGTGCCCTCGTGTTCTCTTTCTGACCTAACCACTTCTTCGACAACTTGTCGTACTTCTTCCCATGTCATTGCTCTCATCGTAGGGTAGACCCGTGTTACCTGGTCCTCGGCAGCTGCGACCCTTCGGGGTGCTCTCATTCATTCATGTTATCGGTCGCTGGGGGTGCCGATATTTGGGCTACATTATGCGTAAGAGTTCTCAAGGCCTCCCAGAggtttctgcattcttccattagtaCTTTCTGTGCATCTGCCATTTCAGCGATTCGATCCTCTGTAGTTGTAAAAGACCCTCAGTTTGTTCCATCCATGTGAATGGCAGCCTCTCCATCCCCTAACAAGGCAGTGGTTAATGCTAAATGAGAGTGTATTGACATTATAGGAGTTGCCGAAAGAGGAGACTCATATGATCTTTGAGTATTTCTAGAGTAATCGGCTGATTGGGAAGACATAGAGATTGGTGACGTGAATCTTGGTAGACTTGTCAGTAAAGCATTTCCTTTCTGCTCTCTTGTCCATCGGGAGCTCTTAACAGGCAAGGCAGGGGAAATCTTTTGTGGCTGGAGGAATCATCACCCGCGTGGGGTAGATTACCGGTGGAGCAAGTTCAGGATGTTTCCTAGCTGTATTTCACATTACCAATCCCCTATCTCTTCTCAGCGGTGCATTCATTCTTGTGACAATGATATTCTGAGTCCTTGTCCTTTTACGAGTGACGACGATCTAGTCATCTTTTTCTTCCTATGTGATAGGTGAAACAGTTATAACTGTAGCAGTCGCCCGTGGCTCCATACGCTTGGTTGATGCCGCTTTCTCAACATTCTCCAAGACGAAACCTGTCACAGTAAAGTAGAAGACTGTCTCCTTCCGAGCGGTTGCCATTAATTGGTTGGTTGGTTGTGATATCTTTTCTCTTGAATTATGCCAGATTGCAAAAGAACAAAAATTAGTAATTAAATCAAGttatattctattttggagatgaaaggtaggatgttcccactgagagtcatcATTTTGAAGCCTTACATGCGCCAAATAGTTGTGATTATCTTTTGTACATTTCTTAAGTTAATATTCAAGTGAatataaagaaagagaatactccccaatagagtcaccattttgtttcaaataagaaacaaatacatttaatttagGAATCTCATTCATTCACTTAattataaataaaagaagataaGGAAGATAAtgacatcatttattcattctaagttcttttacttctttttctcctttgattccaaaatagaatgtTTATGAATTATAATATAAAACCAATATCAGGCAGCAACATTATGCATAAGGGCATCAAGCACTAAGACACTATGTTAAATGCTGTGTTGGAAGCCGTTGTGTGCTAGAAGAGGCTACTGTGCACTGGGAGAGGCCATTATGCACTGGCAGAAGCTACTGTGTGCTGGACACTGTTGTGCGTTGGGCACTGATGTGCACTGGCACTGTTGTGTGCTCCATTCTGTTGTGCGATGTCTCTTGTTGTGTGCCAACAGCATTACGCACCACACAACACCTATTCCGCACAATGGGTACGGACTCTACCTCTCTCTTCTTTCGCAATCTTCTCCTTTTCTGTGATTGGATGCTAATGACCCCCTTAGAggggtcatggggtatttatagctctCTCACATGTGTGATCATGCCACGTAGGCATTGTGTGACATTCCTTTGAGTGAACCCCACTGTACAGATGGCTTTATGCGGTCTTCAATGTGCGGATCGCTTCGTGTGGACTCCATTGTGCGGATCATTTTGTGCAGACTCCACTGTGCGGATCACTTTGTGTAGTCTTCACTTTGCAGATCTCTTTGTGCGAACTCCTTCTGCTCAACCATCATCTACGCACAATGCTCATTTATGCACAATGATCTTTTGTGCACAACAATCATTTCTCGCACAACGACTTGCGCACAATGCTCATTTTgctgtctttctctctctttttatgcctcaacaatgaGTTTGCCCACTTCTTCTTCAATCAAAGGAACCAACTCTGGATGAAATCTCCATTGCGCTTGCTTAATTGGCCTCTTGTCTTTGGAAATATTTAACCAGTGCATTGCCACTGATGGTTCTAGGCCTGGCATTTCAGCATATGTCTAGGAAAATACATCTTTATTCTCTTTTAAAAGTTTCACATATCGATTGGCCTCCAGCTCAAAAAGACCGGCGCTAATGAATACGTTCTAGGGTTCTTCTTCTGTCCATATGTTTATTTCTCACAAGCTATCAATCGTCGGTTGCCCCCCATCTTCTATTTGTTTGGGAGCCACTTCGGGatgtttaattattttaattcccTCTTCTTCTGTCGCCCTACGGTGATTGTGTTTACTGAGGACTCCCCTTCCAACCCAcgaaatttttcctttttcttctcattAACCCCAACCGAGATTAGAATACCTTTCCCATTGTTCAAACCAATTGGCTCTTCACAATTGAAGCCCATATTCTTCATTATTATTTTGCTAGCGGAGCTGTACCTTTCCAAATGGGTGTCAGCTTTGCTGATTTCATCTTATTATTTCCCTTTGCTTCTATCTCTCCCTTTGATGCTACATAGAAGTTGATAGGTTCAGGGTTCTTCTTATTGGCCTTAACATGGAACCTTTTAGGCATAACTGAGAATGGTTTCTTCCTTTCGGCTTGCGGTAGAGGTATCGTATAATTTGCCTACAAAATTTCTAACTCCTCAGGTGATAATAATGTCAGCGGAGGTTGTCCTGGCCCTCTCAGATGTTTtggtacaaaatagaatttctgttTCACCTTTTCTTTCTCGGACATCGCTATCTTTGCAATTTCGTTTTGTGTTGTAATAGTTTTATCTTTCATCATTTCATTATGATTGCTTCTCTCATTACTTCCTGTGGCGAATTTGTCATAATAACCAGCATCGGCGAAGAAAGATTCTGCCTCCGTATATGGTTTTGCATCAACCATTACTTTACACTGACTCCCATCTTTACAATACTTGAAGCATTGGTGAAGGGTTGACGGCACGATGCCATATTAATGCATCCAAGGTCTTCCTAAAAGGAGATTATATGTTGTTACTGCATCGATAACATGACAAACAACATTCATTATCAGTTCCCTGATTTCCAATGTCAATGTGATTTTGTCGAGCGCTCTTTGTCCGTCTTAGTTGAACCCTTGTATCATCATCCCACTAGGGCACAGATGAGAGTGGCGATATCCGAGTTCACTTAACATCATTAGTGACAGTAAATTCATTGTAGACCCATTATCTAACattattcattttatttgtttactGCTGACATGGCCTTCAACCATCAGTGGTCTATTATGATCTTTACCACATATTAAGTCTTCATTAGAGAAAGAAATGACTAGCATACAATTGTTTCATTCATCGTGTTCCATCTCTGTAAGCAATGCTCTCCTATTACTATCAGATAGGGCCTGTATTAGACTGTTTCTAGAATCAACCATGAAGGAGATTGAAGAGAAGATGTGAATCAGTATTCAATCTGCTGATGCTAAGAAATCTGAATTATTCAGAATTGAAGAGATAATTGCATCCCTGGAGAATAAGCTAGCTAGAATTCCTAATTAGGCAAAGATCATTCTTGAGGAGAAGTCAAAGCATGTAGCAGCTCAAATTTAGTTGAAGGAAGATTTGCAAAAATATATGGGAATATTAAGAATTACAAATGAGCTATAAAGAATTTGTTTTATTTgtgtatgctttttttttttagaacatgaaatttcttttgattttcagcatATATCAATGAATACATAATGATATCTTGAGATATTTTTCTCCTTCATAAATTTCTAAATCATGGATCATTTTAAGCATATTCATTTATGCAATAGTCTCGACATGATATTTAATGAAGAATTGAGATAAAGATATCAACATattatgattgttagtatgtgatttcctatatgatttttgttttgataggcgacactaaatttcaatttagttagatgatcacacgcggtttaagctcttgagtagtggagcaacgcaGTTTTTTAAACTCTTGAGTAGTAGAATTGGGTCTCAtgtgatagtctctgtaactcttatgagttcactgaacttctcatagcttggtgagttcacaaactgtgatccatcagaggggctaGTGAAGTTACTGGGACTGTGAACTTGGTTGGATTTATGCATAAGGTTGGCCGTAGTAACTCTCCAGAGTTCATggggcgcacaaggtgaccttTGAGGTACCAAATTTAGggtcgccagtccatcaatgagtaggtttaggctcttcctcatgagttactactgaaatcaagccaaggatcTGGGGTGTcctatgcatggttggcctatttatTGATAATACTAAAGAGCGCACATTGTAGCCCACGTTTTGTTTGTCTGCAAGGacggacccattcatgggagggtaaTTTCATTCGTTCCCCGTGACGCTATTGGAAAGATATACAGATGGCATGGGTGTTACGCATGACTAGCTGTTAAGGACTGCTTGGCCTTTTAGGGTTTTCAATCActtgcttcatccgctgcccacatgggtatgcatatgatggccttcatgtgctttttagggccactagcttctcactgctgcccaaaTGGCGatggtgataggccttatgcttagttggccatataggcttgcCCAGGCTACCTTAAATGATGATAAGCTTCCATCATTGTTGTAATAGTAATAGGCATCTTGATTGATATATCACCACTGCTGATAATGTCTTTGACGATATTCACGTTATGCTCAtaataatatatcagcttggtgatgataccaatttcaacgAGTTTCAGTAAAGCTTGTTTGATGATGACAACAATGGTTGCTCTCTTTTAAGAAATCATTGATGTGTAATCTTTGGCAATATACTTGAAATTCCTCCTTTATTCAACCATCTGAAAAAGAATATATGAACATGACTTCACTTGTCCTTACCCCCTcttgatatagaagcattatgtCGATAATCTTCTGTATCAAAATCGTAACTATCTTCAAGGATGATACTTCTTGATGAAGTGTGCATTGACTAGTATACTGATACCCTGTGCATCTTGATCGAccactctgtatgctccattagaatatacttcttttatgATGTATGGctcatcccatttaggctcaaatttgccccctgttctgTGGGTCACCATtatcggtcttttcaacattagtaccatgacccctttcttgaaagagcgatatttgacTCATTTATCAAAGGCAGTCGAAACTCTTGCCTGATACAACTGTAATCGCTACTGAGCTACCAGGTGCTTCTCATCAAGTAGGTCCAATTCTTTCAACCTTATCTTTGCTTTTTCATCATTTGTAATTGACTGTTGCACTGCTATTCTGAGTGACGCAATCGGTGTTTTAATCGGAATGACCACCTCTACGCCGTAAACCAATGAATACGGTGTTGTGCTTGTTGCTGTTCGGTGGGTAGTCCTGTATGCCTATAATGCTTCTTACAACCTTTCATCCCAGTCACGCTTGTTTCTAGTCACTGTCTTCTTAagtattttcacaatcattttgttaaataCCTCTACTAATTCATTTGCCGATGGATAATAAGGCGTTAAAAATGAATGGTGGATACCGAACTTTTGACACAGTTTTTCCATGCCTCTATTCTTAAAAGGGGTGCCATTATCAGTAACAATTTTCTTCAGGAtgccatggcgatatattatcgcatgtcaaatgaaattgaccacatctttctctttgacattaCGCAACACAATCGCTTTTGCCCACTTGGAGAAGTAGTTCGTTGCTGCCAaaatatattgttttcctttggatgaATGTAGATTTATGGGCCCAATAACATCAAGTCCCCAAGCGGCGAAAGGCCAAGAAGTGACCGTTTGATGGAGATCTTCAGGGGGAATATGTATGACATCTCCGTGGATCTAACACTCATGGCACCTCTTCGCGtaatctattgcatctttgaacattgtaggccagtaataccccattcgatgtatccaATGAAATAAATTTTGGCCATCCTGATGTGCTCCACATTCCCCAGAGTGAGCTTCTCGTAACATCTAACCTACTTCTTGTTCATCAAGACAACGTAGCAgcatcccattgtaagattttctatagaGCACTTCATTACAAATGATGAACCTATTCGATCTCTGCATGATTTGCTACCTTTGTTCTGGATCTTCCAGTAAGATATTGTATTTAAGGTAATCTATGAACGGCTATCGCTAATCATTTATTGTCATTTCTAAACATGATATGGGGAACGCCTTGATGACTTCATCGATAACTTCAAAAGAGGGAAGGAATCTCCTTTCTTcttgttttgaacaagaaacaaatgcatttgattagggaattatcttattagaacataacaaagagagaatatacagaacaatcattgtattaacaatactgagttcatttacatcttccaatatcccttgattcttagatagattatttgaaatacataagttgac
Proteins encoded in this window:
- the LOC131220028 gene encoding uncharacterized protein LOC131220028, producing MTPEDEEAMAFRTPLGIYCYKVMQFGLKNAGATYQRAMQNIFQDIMHKHVECYVDDLVVRSNHHEEHCKHLASVFHRIRKKLLKMNPAKCVFRVSSGKFLGFVVRYKCIEIDSKKVRDIQDMPPPKTLKELKSLQGKPHQVFYDKANVVGEAGEVDVTVTYESAKEVKGQAVADFLATYPVMDCKAIFNEFPNEQVMVIELLNVWKMFFDGAARAIGAASELEIKALRIYGDSKLVINQHIPRHENARADPLANLAAALSHTNRSPLQVTIEEKRFLPLADIISDTMEALPISCLEVTIDDWHQPFIDYLKYDILLEDSEAKLQVKQRMKRFITCSEGLYRRSYNEILL